In Rutidosis leptorrhynchoides isolate AG116_Rl617_1_P2 chromosome 2, CSIRO_AGI_Rlap_v1, whole genome shotgun sequence, one genomic interval encodes:
- the LOC139892926 gene encoding uncharacterized protein isoform X1, whose amino-acid sequence MILKHVLLFIFTFLYIFYDNWVQTPSCDVVPSSNNQEIENEQMDVNLNVMMVADLLLPGRDSRSGYLDLHFKDYYFTRFFQKSYELLKPDMLILLGDVSAQGAKLSQSKWSTVVQQFHSLLGPFLDLPYHVVPGDRDVGECDSLNEILVNKITRSFPGLDSAGCGAFDIGNVNFVSLNTVALLCENNELRFSVEKALERERVELQMDNEHTNNMMMESSGITIPRHDLNWRENDMSSGSGPVLLLHIPLHQTVDRVHDGTVENTLGIAEPFENRPLVGTGPYELLQTLPQNATEYIFHVLKPRIVFSAHTQTFSDRTHVDGTREIVVPAMSWDDGKDPAFVFVTFRKNGTSVIVSHCKLAGRSHVILYYISLFVVLLLTLRTSLRS is encoded by the exons ATGATCTTGAAACACGTATTGTTATTCATTTTCACATTTCTATACATATTCTACGACAATTGGGTCCAAACCCCATCATGCGACGTCGTTCCCAGTTCCAACAATCAAGAAATTGAAAACGAACAGATGGATGTTAATCTTAACGTTATGATGGTTGCTGATTTATTGTTGCCGGGTCGTGATTCCAGATCCGGGTACTTGGATCTACATTTCAAAGATTACTACTTTACTAGATTCTTTCAA AAATCATATGAATTGTTGAAGCCTGATATGCTGATTCTATTAGGAGATGTATCTGCTCAAGGAGCAAAGTTGAGTCAAAGCAAATGGTCAACTGTGGTACAACAGTTTCATAGTTTATTGGGTCCGTTTCTGGATTTACCATATCACGTCGTTCCTGGAGATCGAGATGTTGGAGAATGCGATAGTCTGAACGAGATATTAGTTAATAAAATAACTAGAAGTTTTCCAGGATTAGACTCCGCTGGTTGTGGTGCGTTTGATATTGGAAACGTTAATTTCGTCTCACTTAATACTGTGGCGTTGCTTTGTGAGAATAATGAGTTGCGGTTTAGTGTTGAAAAGGCGTTGGAAAGAGAACGTGTAGAATTGCAAATGGATAACGAGCACACGAATAATATGATGATGGAATCTTCTGGAATCACGATTCCTAGACATGATCTTAATTGGAGAGAAAATGATATGTCATCTGGGTCGGGTCCCGTACTCTTGCTTCACATTCCGTTGCATCAAACGGTTGACCGTGTTCATGATGGAACCGTTGAAAATACGCTTGGTATAGCAGAACCGTTCGAAAACAG GCCATTGGTTGGGACTGGACCATACGAGCTATTACAAACACTTCCACAGAACGCAACAGAGTACATATTTCATGTTCTTAAGCCCAGGATAGTTTTCAGTGCACATACGCAAACGTTTTCTGATAGGACTCATGTGGATGGGACCCGTGAGATAGTTGTTCCCGCCATGTCATGGGATGATGGAAAAGACCCTGCTTTTGTCTTTGTAACATTCAGAAAGAATGGTACGTCTGTTATTGTCAGTCATTGCAAGCTTGCTGGAAGATCTCATGTAATACTTTATTACATTTCTCTTTTCGTTGTGTTGTTGTTAACTCTTCGGACGTCTTTAAGAAGTTGA
- the LOC139892926 gene encoding uncharacterized protein isoform X2, whose amino-acid sequence MILKHVLLFIFTFLYIFYDNWVQTPSCDVVPSSNNQEIENEQMDVNLNVMMVADLLLPGRDSRSGYLDLHFKDYYFTRFFQKSYELLKPDMLILLGDVSAQGAKLSQSKWSTVVQQFHSLLGPFLDLPYHVVPGDRDVGECDSLNEILVNKITRSFPGLDSAGCGAFDIGNVNFVSLNTVALLCENNELRFSVEKALERERVELQMDNEHTNNMMMESSGITIPRHDLNWRENDMSSGSGPVLLLHIPLHQTVDRVHDGTVENTLGIAEPFENRPLVGTGPYELLQTLPQNATEYIFHVLKPRIVFSAHTQTFSDRTHVDGTREIVVPAMSWDDGKDPAFVFVTFRKNGTSVIVSHCKLAGRSHLRAV is encoded by the exons ATGATCTTGAAACACGTATTGTTATTCATTTTCACATTTCTATACATATTCTACGACAATTGGGTCCAAACCCCATCATGCGACGTCGTTCCCAGTTCCAACAATCAAGAAATTGAAAACGAACAGATGGATGTTAATCTTAACGTTATGATGGTTGCTGATTTATTGTTGCCGGGTCGTGATTCCAGATCCGGGTACTTGGATCTACATTTCAAAGATTACTACTTTACTAGATTCTTTCAA AAATCATATGAATTGTTGAAGCCTGATATGCTGATTCTATTAGGAGATGTATCTGCTCAAGGAGCAAAGTTGAGTCAAAGCAAATGGTCAACTGTGGTACAACAGTTTCATAGTTTATTGGGTCCGTTTCTGGATTTACCATATCACGTCGTTCCTGGAGATCGAGATGTTGGAGAATGCGATAGTCTGAACGAGATATTAGTTAATAAAATAACTAGAAGTTTTCCAGGATTAGACTCCGCTGGTTGTGGTGCGTTTGATATTGGAAACGTTAATTTCGTCTCACTTAATACTGTGGCGTTGCTTTGTGAGAATAATGAGTTGCGGTTTAGTGTTGAAAAGGCGTTGGAAAGAGAACGTGTAGAATTGCAAATGGATAACGAGCACACGAATAATATGATGATGGAATCTTCTGGAATCACGATTCCTAGACATGATCTTAATTGGAGAGAAAATGATATGTCATCTGGGTCGGGTCCCGTACTCTTGCTTCACATTCCGTTGCATCAAACGGTTGACCGTGTTCATGATGGAACCGTTGAAAATACGCTTGGTATAGCAGAACCGTTCGAAAACAG GCCATTGGTTGGGACTGGACCATACGAGCTATTACAAACACTTCCACAGAACGCAACAGAGTACATATTTCATGTTCTTAAGCCCAGGATAGTTTTCAGTGCACATACGCAAACGTTTTCTGATAGGACTCATGTGGATGGGACCCGTGAGATAGTTGTTCCCGCCATGTCATGGGATGATGGAAAAGACCCTGCTTTTGTCTTTGTAACATTCAGAAAGAATGGTACGTCTGTTATTGTCAGTCATTGCAAGCTTGCTGGAAGATCTCAT TTACGTGCCGTGTGA